A stretch of the Pseudalkalibacillus hwajinpoensis genome encodes the following:
- the phnE gene encoding phosphonate ABC transporter, permease protein PhnE — translation MWSIGVTEFDVRKFSQFSNMLDFLSNWFPLNTSVLPTMLKASLVTLGMAFLGSFAGLLIALPVSLLAAKNTAGPFYGAVRIVLSFVRSIPEIVLGLMFLTVVGPGPFAATIAIIVHNASVLSKLIAELIEAADKGPQEAMKAVGARPLTGALFSVFPQIWPNVLSHYFYRFEVAIRTSLMLGLVGGGGIGQQLFVHFKTFQYSTVAVDVMLIMVIVIVVDFLGSRVRQYVM, via the coding sequence GTGTGGAGCATTGGGGTTACGGAATTCGACGTAAGGAAATTCAGTCAATTTAGCAACATGTTGGACTTTCTTTCCAATTGGTTTCCGCTAAATACTTCGGTGCTTCCGACCATGCTAAAAGCAAGTCTAGTGACGCTAGGTATGGCGTTTCTAGGAAGCTTTGCTGGTTTGCTTATTGCACTACCTGTTAGCTTATTGGCAGCAAAAAACACGGCTGGGCCCTTCTACGGAGCAGTTCGAATTGTGTTAAGTTTTGTGCGATCTATTCCAGAAATTGTACTAGGCTTGATGTTCCTTACAGTTGTAGGGCCTGGGCCGTTTGCTGCAACAATTGCCATTATTGTTCATAATGCAAGCGTGCTTTCTAAATTAATTGCAGAGTTAATTGAAGCGGCTGATAAAGGCCCTCAGGAAGCGATGAAAGCGGTAGGAGCTCGTCCGCTGACAGGTGCTCTTTTTTCCGTTTTTCCTCAAATCTGGCCAAACGTTTTATCCCATTATTTCTATCGTTTCGAAGTCGCTATCCGAACGTCGCTCATGCTCGGACTCGTCGGTGGCGGGGGAATTGGACAACAGCTGTTTGTTCATTTTAAAACATTTCAATACTCAACAGTTGCGGTCGATGTCATGTTGATTATGGTGATTGTCATCGTCGTCGATTTTCTCGGAAGCAGGGTGAGACAGTATGTTATGTGA